The genomic window TATTAAAGAGGTCGCGCAAATTTTGTTGAAACTGtagacaaaattattatttcgttaaaaaaaaaacttaaacaaaacttaaaactaTCAAAAAGAAGCCGAATTTAGCATTAATAGGTCCAATGCTTTAAAAGTGGTTTCCTGAATTTTAATCTGGTTCAACAATAATGATTTAGTTCAAAataaatcaatgaaattctcatgaaaaaattaagtaatacaCATTACTCCAGGGTTTCCCAAAGTACAGTCAGTTCTACAAACAGGAACGGATCCGAAAGTCATGTGTTCGTAGCCTCAGTTTGTTTTATGCccttataataataatagcatgGTCAAAGGACCGAAATCCAATAACCAACAAGGTGAATGCTGAACTGATTACCAATgctcattttgttgttgtattctcCAGTTATTGCATTCTttgattattgttttttataaaacggTAGTAGCGATTCCACAGAAAGGAACTGCGATGTAATTGAGTTTTTCGAAAccaaattagaatttttatataatttgaagGATAATATGTGTTGTAGTGCGAAATATTCTACATTTTATTggcagaaatattatttttttcaaacaaataaagtCAGATATCGAAGAAGATTCCATTGGTCGTACTAATCTATCCGATTTAAACCAGTAGTCTATTCGATTcgctataaataatatattggcAAATAAAAGCCAGTTTTACCATGAAaagggtatactaagtttgctGCGATATTTGTAATACCACActgcagtgttttcgtccattctgatgacacgacctagccagcgcagtcGTTAACTCTTAATTTGCTGCACTATGTCCGTTTCGTCAtgtaactcgtacagctcatcattcatCATCATGTGCAAAGgagcataaatcttccgcagaacctttctttcgaaaactcgtagcgtcgactcatcagatgttgtcatcgtccatgcctctgcaccgtacagcaggacgggaataatgagtgacttatagagtttggtctttgtttgtcgagagagaactttacttctcaattgcctactcagtctgaagtagcaccttttggcaagagttattctgcgttggatttcgaggctgacattattgttggtgcTAATATTgatttcaagatagacgaaattatctacaacttcgtagttatgactgtcaacagtgacgtgcaAGCCAAGTAAAAGCAAACGTCAGATACTCTAAAAAAAAGGAACGTACAAAATAATCAGTCTGACGAACCAAGCCAATTTGGTaatgtccgcctgtctgtccgtccgtctgacCATTAGTTTTTGACATATCGATCTGAAGTTTTGCACCCGTCCTCTTCTAAGCAAGGAGCTGTTTATTTGTCGGTATGACCgatatcggttcactatagcatatacatagctgccgtacaaactgaataatTGGAATAAATTGCTTGCATGGTAAGCCTtttcatttgataagatatcttccaGAAATTTTGCATGATTATTGTCTAATTTCTAGCtgccttttttcttgttttgagtTAAACATGCTTGATATGTAATACGATCTATTCCGAAGGATTGAGTACCTTAATAGTATGGTTTAGGCGGCCTTATtcactttataaattttttcgaaattacatattttcttatgTATGCAGTTCATAAGAATAACTTTTATTACCTAAGCTATAAATAGTACTACTAACGACTCACCTTTTTAGATTTACTAAATCGGATAACACTTTGCAGCTTTCAACTAGAAGATTTACGAAGTCCAGCACGACCGCCATGGAGTTATGTAAGTAGTTAAAGTGAAATCCTGAAATGAAATtgtcttttgaaatattttataattatatttaattattatataataactaCAGTATTCGAAAACACATTGAACTGAGTatcgaaaacatttttgaattatttctgACTATAACTTTTATACTAGATAATTTTTGGaaaggttttcaataaatcccTAAAAATTTAGGGTTGGAAGGTTAAGAAATTCCgtgtaaataatatttgacgAATTTAGCATAGTTTTCTGTGAACAAGGAggattaaagtaaaatttaccaACTTTTTTATAATCTTCTAGAATCCGATTAGTACAAATCGCCTGAAAAGAATTAGATTTGAGAGAAATAGCATTTGTCCTAGCAAAAAACAAGTTAGAAAAGCGAAGTTCGTTAAGAGataccaataaaaattatagacTTCAATCAagtatattttcaaacaaatttatagAAGAGTATACCTAAGCTATCAGAAGAGTATAAGAGATATTTCGAAACCAATTAGCTTGAACTCATAGATTACTTGTAAGACCTAGCTTTCAATTCGGGTCTGTTGCCATACATGCACTTAATAGGGATGACGAACAGTTTTCAGCATAGTTTTTAATAGTTCCAGCGTGAATCTAAGAGATTGACAGATGAGACATATGTGTATTGATTTAtaatacgaaattttttttaatattaagattatacatatatcaagaTCATAACTACATAATCGCTTTTTAGACCTTTATTTTTCTAACCACAAAATTAGTCAGtcttctcttttaattttaaaatcacttttaattttttttcttatagcCAATGCTGAAAGTCGATGGAAACTTCGGAACTGAAAATCAAATCAATCATGAGGAGTCGAGAGGGTAACTGCAAAACATTCGAATAAAAATAACGGTAACCGTgggtattaatattttatagtaaaataaGGTTTAAAGATAAGGCACCGGTTTGTCGAAGCCCAAAAGCATCCAAGCAAACGCGTGTCCGCCAAAACCATTCACCAAAgaacagtaaatatttttaagtacttaGTTTTTACCAAATGccagtatatagtatatgacaAGAAGTGGTTACATGATGTTGCCACTTTGAACAAtcataattttgtattaatattcGAAGATTAATAATATCAAGactatattttatacattttttatattaatatttaaaagtacaaaTACACTCATAAACTaaagctgtcttcgattcgccaaacCTTGAAAAGTGACGAAAGAAGCAATAAATCATATATGGCATAAAGAAAGATAATACTCTAATTAGATGCCCTCATACATTTCTGTATATACTTGTAAggatgttatttttgttgctttcaaatataaattttttgaacgtGAATGCCGAATTCTAATAGAGAGAACTTAACATAGATCAGGCAAATCGAAAACGGTTTttatcatttgaatatatgtaggcatatatgtatgtttttctcTCAGTGTAtacataaaacatttaatttattataaaatatacagcaaatttatataatagaTATTAAGTATTAGTAATAAATTTTacgcaaaaatgtattttttattgcaagaaatatgattatttaaataaaataaaataaataatatattaatattaaaaaattttttgtttttacttaagCGCATTTATTGGCCTCTGTACCAGAGTAATTAAATTACAACCCTCCCCTATATGCGTGACAGCGGAAAACCATTCTTATTCCATATTTGATTTCCGCAtccaaaaaagaaacaaatcgTACGTTATCATTTCGTTACAATTTATGAGTCTAGAATATGCCTAAATCCGTATACCAAGGGTCTAACAAATCGTCGCTATTTTTTATAAGATACAAAGAccgatccatttcgaggttccctacttttttaaagaaaaaccatGCAAACTTcgaatttaatggaaaatgtttattatttgtcGAAAGCACATtctttggcatatatttttagaggattatctttttcaaatgttagccgtgactatgtctcagatggtgcattcgttgagtccaactttcgatgatcatttcgactggtaactggtgaatgtTATGCcacgaagcgggattgtccgcaaagactttagactttacatattcccacaggaataagtctaacggtgtgatatcatacgatcttggtggccaatcgaccggcatAAAACGTGGAATTTACAGCTCCTAGAATGGTTTTCTCAATGAagccattgattgatgcgatgtgtgggaagtggcgccgtcctgttgaaaccaaatgtcgctcagattacgagcttcaattataggcatcaaatagtcgattatcttgccacgataacggtcgctattgacggttacattctcaccggcaacatttttgaagatcgaatcttcttggaacttttcaagagtccatttAGTGAAgggatgtcgcttgagaaggtcaaccgacttcagttcttgccgTAAAATGTGCACGTTCTCGATGTAAAATGTGCCCAGTCTTTCCATACGTCATTCCGAGATGCTGCGAATGGCGCctaatcgactctccacggtcttcgtgtatacttTGAGTTACGGCTGgaatattcggtcgaatattatccaataatgaatgctgggtctcaagatgggtgatcgTGTTGCGAATATAACggtcagtaggccgattatgttgaccacaagttgagcgaagcgcgcaaaacacaatatttacagaacgtgaatttttgtcataaagttgaacgatttgtaaacgttgtgcaGTCGTAAGTCTTTCTAtaatgaaataccaaacaatactgaacaaacataatatgacagcttgacacgactcacgcgtgatctgtcaaaaaaaggctatgaATAAAAGTACTTCAACTTGGATTAGCCGTTACTTTATTTGCAATAAGTTCCACTATAAATCTacgatgtttgaaaattttgaaaaattattcttaATTTGGAAGGTGTTCCTCCTAATCATAGTGTAAGGTACATTTGGACTATTCTCACACCAATCAATTCATCCATATATTTCAATTAACGGGTGTGACTACCCAGAACTAACAGAATACATTTCATTAcggaaaagagaaaaaaaattaagatctAAGAATATTGCCATCAAGGTATTAGTTATGAAAGTTGAAAGGGAAGGGTCTTCATTGGTTTCTATAACGGAagttatgtatagtatgtaaactttttgtgtttttacaaGTGTTAGGCAAAGAAGGTATTGAGACTAAAATCAGCTAAAAGAAAGTATTTATGTAGTCAAAAGTGAAGTTGTAAGGAATAGTACTGAGCCATAGAATTAATAGATCGTGTTAATATAGTATGTGAAAATATGATGTGAATTTCGgttcaataagaaaataaatatatgtacgaaATTTATATGTCTCAACGGGATTAAAGTAAAGTTTCGAGAGAGTCTGTCGTAAGTGTGATAACAACGGCAAGTTATTAAGAAAGTTTGTCATCAAAAACCACTGCCAGCGACTTGCAGCAAAGCCTATCTTcgagaaatatgtatatgtaaaggaTTTTAGTGCAAGAAGTATATAATTTCGGTTTttgattacatatatatatatagtatataatgtatatgtatataaatatatataataatacatatttatggaaTTACATATTTCTCTCCCATCTCTATCTCTCCATATACAACATGCATATTTGCGGTTAGATGGGTTTTTTGAAGCTGATTTATTCGCataaggaaatttttttgtcaGTTCGGAAGGGTATTCGCGATCAGTTAGCAGACAAATTGGATCCGTCGTGAAGTTATGAAGCTTCATTGCAAAAATTAGTCTGTATTTTGCGGAGGATTGggtgaaaacaattttgtttgaattatttgaGTGAGTTTTAGTACGCTTTAGACTGAgacgaaaacaaatttttttgggttttcGAAAAGTGTCTTCAAagattaatttatattaatatctaCCATCAATTCTTTTATTAACTTTCATCGAcattttataactttatttaacAGAATCGCGAATACTGTGATGTTtcatagttatacatatatcaagtgttaaaaccgttatttttatttgatagagtgcttatgaaaaacatcaaaattttaaagaatatctTGATAAGTGAACGTTTcatggttttaattttttcccccAATATGTTGTGCGTATTTATAGTCTCCGATTCACTATTTCTTGGTTCGACTCTGTTTTCTGTCAAAAAAATTACACGTAAAAGCAACAACTGAGTTATCGAGTTGACAGATAGCTAAGCGActttaaaatcactaaaatcTCTTATAGTCTCGTTGATGATAGTAAAGGAATGCTGTAAGCTTTAGTGGATCTCCTATTTTACGATAAACCAGCAATGGGTTTCAGGACATAGTGATATTCTTGGCAGAGGAACTAGCCAGTAGAGGCACCACTCTACAAATTGATTCCGGAAAAAAGGGAGTTTATATGCCTCTGGCTTATTGTAGATACGAAATCGGTAAACATGTGTTAGATATAGCGGAGTCTAGCTAGAGACAATCCCTAGCTTGTTATACCAGCAAGCAAACGTGACATGAATGGAATATGGGCCTCACATGCtgactattaaaattcaaaagaaaggACGTAATAACTTTAGGAGGAGTGTTAAGTGATCACTGCGTAATTGGAAGTCATTCCAAGAAAGTAGGAACACAATATAATAACAATTGTAGAAGCTTTCAGCAGATAGAAGAATAAGAGACTATAAACCACCTTCTAAACGAATGTAAGGctctaaatagaaaaaaaaatcgtaactAAGGACGAGGGTTTCTTAATGACATTTCGGAAGATGCACTTCATCAAAAGATGGGGTAGTTCAGAGAGGAGAGAATAGAGTGAGGGAATTTTAATCCCAGTTGTTTCACAATGGGCCTCTTAAAAGCCTAGGTGCGTCGTCAGAAAGCCACTTTATCTAAATACCTAGTAAtgtaaattgttcaaatgacaaaagaatataaattgtgacaaaataGTATcctgaaattgtaaataaaacgcaaattgTTTaactattcatcaatatttattttgtcaccttcaaagtaatccccaacagatgtaatgcacttatgccaacgatttttccagttgtcgaaacacttttcataagcactttttgggatggcctttagctccttcagcgattttttttttcgtctaTCGACTGAAGACGGGTTCCATTGTGATGATgtttgttgatttgtttgcatgtcaaactcataggCCCATGTCTtgtcggcagttataatgctctccacgAATGTGGGAGCGAAATTCGCACGATAAGTCGTTTCCAAAAAGGGAGGggtttttgtaacaaaaaaaaaacaaagaaagagGCATGTcgtcaacgatctctcgatcatctttgaaggctttgtaccactcgtaggcatttgtttttgataaaactgaatcactgtaagccttttccaacattcgcacacgaaatttggttagaaatacaaaacttgagacaaattctttgttcgatatttttactcattaaaaaatcgcaacgcacaaCTGAGGTGTGCCGACTTAtgtaagcagctgctgtaaaccaTCTGTTTGACAGATCGggctcatatttggcacagtAATTAAGGATAGTCCTACTAacttagcaaaatttttttgcaatgtcATTTAGCCtgggaatttaattaaaatttctgggtgcttttttgttgcaatgtaaaaattattaatttttgaaatttaagccCCAAAATCAATTCTAGTAAGAGTTAAATCAAATGATAGTCATATCAGCACTTTCTGTGGTTGGAGGCGCTGATAACCTTACTGCGTCATATACAAAATTTCTCCTAAAGGGCCATACTTGCAGCTGAGTTGTAGTTAACTGATAAACCATTTCGTTACTCAGCTGGGCCCTGATAAATACTATGTAAATATGAGTACTAAATTACTTTTCACAGGTCTTAGCTGAGCAAAATGATTGCTGCTCCATTGGCTTCAAGCaatgcgttttatttttttctctcaaCTGTAACTTTACACTTTGCTATCGCCGAAATACCAGATTGCGCTTTCGAGGACACAGTTAATATAACGGGGAATCAGATTTTACCCACAGGTTTCTACAACTATGAAGGTTTAGCGGTGCCGCCTCATTTGACTGGGTTTTACGAGCACATAGAGCTCTTCGGTGGTAAACGTGAGGTCGTGGCGAAGCATTTACGCGGTTGCGTGTGTCAACTCAAGCGTTGTGTGAAATTCTGCTGTCATCCCAGAGCCGATATGTATCGGTCGACGGAAACTTTGCGTGTGGAATGTGATGATCAGTTGAATGCAGAGCTTACATATTcgccatatttgaatataaCGTTGAATAACGGTAAACGCATTTCAATGCATGTGGTGGATGAGTTTGTGGTACAACAGGGGCTACCGTGTGATCTGGGATATATGCTAATGCCACATCTACGCAAAGAACATCAGTGGGAACTGTTTGAGGTAAGAAATAGAAAACCATATTTCTGAATAAAAAGTTGGTTGAAATTATTTGAAGGGGTATTGAAGAAGGATTAGTCGATTTTGAATAGGAATAAAACAAGCTGTGTGAGCTTAGACTCTAAAAACTCCAAGTGAGTAGTTGgctcaaattaaaaatactttcacTAATCTTTTGAGATCAAATGTCAAGTACCATGAAAAAGCTTCGTACGGTGGCCATCTTGTGTTTTGGGCTTGCGCCATATCTTTTATATTCAATCTCTTGAGTCACTTAGATATTGTAGGTGTGTAAGCTAAGCTTCGGAACACTGAAGAGTTGACTACTTCTGGAGTTTTAGTCCACTTTAATTCAAAGTTTCGAGTAGTCAACTATCTGAAGCTTCTTTGCCATTAAATCGAGGCGATCCAATTGAAGTTCCCTTTATGATCTattgctcttcttcttctttacttgcGTAAACAgagcttatgcggttatagccgaattaacaacagcgcggagactgttgtttctttttaattCGGGTTTTTTTTACGCGGCAGGTACCAAATCTAGCGTGCAACCTTgtggagggatggttcgccttctcactttagttcgcctttaaacggatgttctttggccaTCCAGGGGATACTTGTTCTAGGACCGGAAGTTTTGAGCTTCTGAAGCCATATTTAAACAagcgtttctggccactcccaagtaaatagcgctcagagaactttcttcactcgCGTGAAGTTCTACATATGACTCTAACCTCCATTATTACATTACTATAATCTCAACCAATGATATTAAGTTTGCCGGAatttataacacccagaagggaACTTCGGCAGCGATAAAACCCCTGGGCAAATTTTCTAGATTAGATCATtatcaaaatgaagtttttcCATGGACACTTTTTTATTCGTGAAGTGTATTTTTGAATCAATGCAAACAAagataacgttttttcttgtttttccaatgaaatattACCCTTTGCTTACAGAATGGCTCGCTACTACGCTTTGGGGACCAACTGCTTATTTCTAGACGAGATTATTGCCTGACTGCATATCCTGTGGGCAATCATTTTGTACTAAATCCAATGAATTGTGATGCTGGACAGAAAAATTCTGCAAGCATAATGCTTAATACAATAAGTAAGATAGAGGACCAGAAAAAGAgaagaagagagagagagagagagagttcgaaagaaaaagagagagagagttcGAAAGAAAAAAACGACTTCTTGaaacttcaaataattttcttaatttcttactttttcaGTTATGTTGATTTCCCTGCCTTTTCTCTATGCtaccattttgattttttggctGATTCCCGGACTACGGAACTTGCATACCAAATGCTTGATTTCTTATCTATTCTCGTTAGCTATTGGCAACACTATGATTATAGCCATTAATTTGAGAAAAACGGATTACGATAAAGCCATCTGTGCTGCTATGGGTGAgtctgtttcttttttatttgacgaatgGTTGAACTGTAACAAGATTGAACTTGGACTTGGACCAGATCGGAATGGACTTTTGGTAATGGTGGAAAATTTCCATCAAGTCACATGGAGTACACCGAGATACAATGCTGACCTTTAGAACGTGTTAAACAATTTCAAATCTCTCAGTTGTTCGGAGATGAGAGACCTTATACAATAACATTAAGATACATTCACTTGGATAAACCTTTAAATAGTGGGCGCATAATTTATTCATacaagtaatatacatatatatttgtggtACTATGATGAAACTCCGCATCCAAGTGAAAGATCCGAAAACCCTCTACTTACCAAGCAAATCGGGCAACAAAGTGCATGTGCCTAAAAAATAAGTAGATCAGGACAACGGAAAATATGTATCACAAATGGGATACAGAAATAATGCTCAATTATTCTTCAATGGTCCTACATTGATATTTCTTTCTATATTAACAGGATTTATCACCTATTATTTCCTCTCGGCAGTCTTCTTCTGGCTTAATGTTATCTGTTTCGATATGTATCAGAATTTTCACGGCACCAAAGGGAGCATTCAGCATCTGTCTCAACGAAAACAGATTATCTACTACTCAGCCTACGCTTGGGGTATGCCGGCTGTGATGACCGCTATAACGGTTACTTTACAGTACTCCGACTTAACAGATGAGTTGAAGTCGGGCATTGGCGTTACACACTGTTGGTTGAAGAGTGAGTTGAAGCCATAATACAGATGTAGCTACGATACTTCATGGTTAATCAAGCTTTGATTTTCTGCAGG from Bactrocera tryoni isolate S06 chromosome 5, CSIRO_BtryS06_freeze2, whole genome shotgun sequence includes these protein-coding regions:
- the LOC120777087 gene encoding G-protein coupled receptor Mth2-like, yielding MIAAPLASSNAFYFFLSTVTLHFAIAEIPDCAFEDTVNITGNQILPTGFYNYEGLAVPPHLTGFYEHIELFGGKREVVAKHLRGCVCQLKRCVKFCCHPRADMYRSTETLRVECDDQLNAELTYSPYLNITLNNGKRISMHVVDEFVVQQGLPCDLGYMLMPHLRKEHQWELFENGSLLRFGDQLLISRRDYCLTAYPVGNHFVLNPMNCDAGQKNSASIMLNTIIMLISLPFLYATILIFWLIPGLRNLHTKCLISYLFSLAIGNTMIIAINLRKTDYDKAICAAMGFITYYFLSAVFFWLNVICFDMYQNFHGTKGSIQHLSQRKQIIYYSAYAWGMPAVMTAITVTLQYSDLTDELKSGIGVTHCWLKSNDWSAMMYFHGPCLLLIAINIVIFSVTVKKIYSIRKEIDVLTQNEDGMSRLRLQQNNAWLFFRLFIIMGISWLLEIIAYMVDNKSDYAIIFKITNIYNGFQGLIIFVLLVMKKRGLLLIKNAVVETAWKVQR